TTGTCCTTGGACTGTGCCAGCTGCGAACAGCGCAGGAACATCTAGTTCAAGGATTGCCCCTTGTTTAGTGCAGCACAGTGCCGTGCACAGTTCAGGCTGTACAGTGCTAGGACTGCTCCGACAAGAGCAGCCGCATGGCTGCAACCTACGTGAGAGCCACTTTTAGCAGCGTCTGGAGCGCTCGGGCTCGCTCACGACCTGCAGTATCTGGGGCATGTCCTGTATACTGATTCTTCAGCAGCATCAAGCGCTGCAGCAGCTCATTCAGCGCCCCGATAACGCTATTGTCCCTACTTGGTGGTGTCTGTAAAGCTGAACACGATTGTCATGCCAGCGGAGACATCCCTTGGGGAACGGGGACCTCCTGCAGTAGTTCTCTCTAAGGCTGAGCTGCAGGGCCTTGGGGCTCCCCTGTTGTGGAGGGTTAATTGTGCCGGCGGTAGCCCTGCTGCGGGGACCAGCTGTGCCCTCCAGGACGCTTGCAAGCTTGCACCCGAGTTCCCCAGGCTCGGCGCCTTTGTTTGGAGCCTCCTCGCTAACGCCGTTTCACCTCGTTGTCCTGCCTCACAGGAGGAAATTGCCAAATACGATAAGATCTGCGAGGAAGCCCATGCCAGATCCAAGGATGAAAAGATCTTGCATATCAAGCACTGGCTGGACTCACCCTGGCCTGGTAAGTTGCTATCAGCTTTCTGGAGGCACCTAGCAAATAACCTGGCTTCTCTAGAGCTCCGTAGGACTCCTGGTGCCCTGGCAGCTGTGTCCCAGTGAACACACGCTCGTGGGAAGGCTAGGGGGTGCTCTCTCTGCTCCTGGCAGACCCTGGGCATCCCCACTCTTGCTAAAGGGCGTTTGCCAGTGTCCAGAGCTCTGTGTGTCAAGCCTGGTGTGGCCTTTGAGATGTTGCAAATTGCTCCTGCTCTCCCAGGTTTCTTCACTCTGGACGGCCAGCCCCGGAGCATGACCTGCCCCTCCACTGGTCTGAACGAAGACGACTTGACCCATATAGGGCAAGTGGCCAGCTCGGTGCCGGTGGAGGATTTCACTATCCATGGAGGTAGGAGGTTGCTGAAGCTACTCCAGGCTGTGGGTTTGTTCCAAAGAGCCCGATGTTTAGAGGAGATGATGCAGGAGAGGGCCTGAAGACAGCCTGGAAAACAGAGGCCTGTTACACTGCTTAGATACGCTTAGGTGTAGCTCTGAGAGTTAGTTCACAAGGGAGCTATGGTTGAGGGAAGTAGACTGAGGAGTAGCTCTTCTTTGGAGCTGATCCTCCCTGCAGTCCTGGTTCCTCATCCCTGCTTCATCCCTTGAGCAGAGGTGGATCGTTTCTCTGCCTTGAGGTGTGTGCACAGTCTCTCAGTCCACGGGCAGGTCAAGAGCGTGAGACAGTCACGTTTTCACTGGAGCTACCTTCCACGTGGGCTACAAACCGTCTTCTGTCCCGGCAGGTTTGAGCCGAATTCTAAAAACCCGCGGGGAGATGGTGAAGAACAGGACTGTGGACTGGGCCCTAGCAGAGTATATGGCATTCGGCTCCCTCCTCAAAGAAGGCATCCACATCCGCCTGAGCGGCCAGGATGTGGAGAGGGGCACGTTCAGGTAAAGCAGTGCTTCTGCCTCCGTTCAGCTCCTGCTAAAGGGGCTTCCAGCCTTCCTGGAAGGGATCCTGGGTGATGCAAACAGCCTTCATCCTGGGTTATTTGCCATCCTGGGCCACAGTCTTTCCTCAGCAAGAGGAGCACCAGGACAGTGTATCAAGCAGCTGGTGCCACGAGCCGGGAAGGGGAAGGTGGCTGAGATGAAGCATAAATGAGGCAGCAGCTTGTGTGCAGCAGCTTGTGTGCGGCAGGGGAAACCATCGAGTAACGCTTTCCCCTCTTCCAGCCATCGCCACCACGTCCTGCACGATCAGAACGTGGACAAGAGGATCTGTATCCCCATGAACCACCTGTGGCCTAACCAGGCTCCTTACACGGTGTGCAACAGCTCCCTGTCAGAGTACGGCGTCCTCGGTGAGTGCGGAGGTCTGCACCCACCGCCGGTGGCGGGGGGAAGCAGTGTGTGTGCTCCGGGAAGATAACcgccctcctcctctgctgtccCACAGGGTTCGAGCTGGGCTTCGCCATGGCCAGCCCCAACGCCCTGGTGCTTTGGGAGGCCCAGTTTGGGGACTTCCACAACACCGCCCAGTGCATAATCGACCAGTTCATCTGTCCCGGGCAGGCCAAGTGGGTCAGGCAGAATGGCATTGTCCTGCTACTGCCCCACGGCATGGAGGGCATGGTAAGGGCCCCCCTCGTTCGTGGGCAAAGCCCGAGCGCCTCGCACCGCCTGCAAGCGCTCGGTGAGGCCCTGTGCCTACCGCCTCTTGCGCGGCGGATCGAGGGCAGGGTGGGCCCATGCTGGCGGTGATACTGCCCCATTGCTAGCAGGAGCGTGCTGCCggctgggagagggaaggagcgGGGCTTAACGCAGTGCCGTACAGCACAGAGCTTGGAATAACTGCTGCGACAGACCCGCTGTGTTGTTTTCAATCAGCCTTTTCCCCTCTGACCAGGGTGAAATGCCccaggcagccctgtgtgctCTGCAGCGTCGGCTTTGGCCGCCCTTGGCGAGCGGGGTCTCCGttccttgcaccagccctgcagagcgttcactctctctctttctctctctctctctctctctctctctctctctctctccccacttcGCTTGGCCTGCAGGGTCCAGAGCACTCATCCGCCCGCCCGGAGCGATTCTTGCAGATGTGTAACGATGATCCTGACGTCTTCCCTGTGAGTGGTGGCTGCGCTGAGTTCAGCCCGGCCCCCTTGTTTGTCTCTCCTAGGGCACTCGCTGTGCCCTGGAGCCCATCGCTGCTTTgaaatggaggggggggggggcagtaacACCCGGACTGGCTTTGTACGACACTTCGATTGGGGTGGGTGTCATGTAGCCGATGGTGGGGGAGGCACGTGACTCCCTGAGCTCTTAGTGCAGCTGGGAGACTTTGGGAAAGGGATCAAACCTGGTGCCAAGGCTGCACCTACACTGCCTCTGTGGCCGCTGCTCAGTGGAAGGCAGAGGCGTCCCCAAAAGTGGTGTGTAGCCCATGAGGGAGGGGGTTTCTGTCTGTCCCAAGGTGGGGGGCACAAGCGTGCAGCCTCTCCCAGTGCCGTGGTCTCCGTGGGATGCTCTGAGCGGGAGCTGGACTGGCTAGAAAGGAGATGAGAGGGGAGTAAAAAGGGCTGTACGCTGCTGTCCTGGCTGTTGGAGCTGCAAGGCCAAGAGGTGCTTGTGTTTCTCGAAATCCCCTCAAACTGTGCTTGTCGAGGCAGAAACTGGATGACTTTGATGTGCGCCAGCTGTATGACTGCAACTGGATCGTCGTGAACTGCTCCACTCCAGCCAACTTCTTCCACGTCCTTCGGCGCCAGATCCTCCTGCCTTTCCGCAAACCGGTCAGTGCCAGCGGGCCCGCTCTCAGCTAGGCCTGCCTCTGCCGTTCTGCTTCGCTTAGTCCAGGTCAAAGCCAAGGCAGGGAGGCCCTGGGTCTGCGCCGAGCCTGGGGACAGGATTTAGAGCGGGCCTGCTTTTGCACCTTGTCAGCAAACATGCGCAGAACAGTGAAACGGACCCAGGAGCAAAAAGCGGGGAACCCAGCAAATGATGGGTGCTGCTCTCTGGGCTGCAGGATTGCTCCCAGCAGAGAGGAACACGCTCCCGACTGATGTGGGTTTAAAAACACTCATGTCCTTGGGAAAACAGAGCAGCCTGTCTGCTCTTGTGACCCTGCATGTCATCCCATACCCCTAGGGCTAAGCGAGCAGTTAGCCCAGGTCTGGGCCAGCAAGGACCGAGGACCCCTTGTTGCGTGGGCTGCCTCGGTACGTGACATCCTGCTAGCTGGTTCTTGCAGGCTGGGGTCTCTGCGATCCTTAGGTAGATCAGAGACATCAGGGCTGGGAGGCATTGATAAATAATCCAGTCCAGCCACTTGTGTTCCACCTCCCAGCGATCCGGCCGCATCCACGCGGGGGAGGCAGGTCTCTGGCAGCGCTTCAGCCTCTTCCCCAGGGGAAACGCAGACCGGGAAAGCAGGAGGTGTTGGAGGCTGGCGCTGAATCTTGCAGCACAGCAGCCGAGCAAGGAGCAAACCTCTCAATGGCTGCTCCTGCGTTCAGAGGTTGGAGAGGGCAGGCAGGACAGGCAGGTCTATGCTCCGGTGTTCGTTTGCAGGGGAGGTGTTTCTGGCATGGCTGACTGGCTTGCTttgcctcttctcctccccctccagcTCATAATCTTCACTCCAAAGTCACTGCTGCGCCACCCTGAAGCTCGCTCCAGCTTCGATGACATGCTGCCAGGTACGAGAAGCCCGGAGGTGTTTGTTTCCCCGCGCTCGGCTCTGCAGGACGAAGGGTGAAGGGCAGGAGCTAGCTTGGTGTAAAGTccgcctggcagcagcagcagcctcccctcGCCGCTCTTGGCCGGGGTTTCGCGCTGAAGAGCGGATTTTGCACCAGAGCTGCTGAGCAAGGCTCGCTCTTCCAGAAGCTGGGGTCTGCCTTGCCACAGCGAACCTGTGCGTGCCGGAGCCCGTCTCTGGGCTGGTGCGTGCCGGCAAACCGCTTCCCTGGGGAGGTCCTGCTAAGGCAGCCCAGTGCTGAGGCTTGCGTCCCACGGAGGATTTGCATCCTCGCGAAGCTTCGCGCTGGTGCCTGGGCACGGCAGACAAGTAGCTCTGCGCTAGGATGGGGCCGAGCTCTCCCGTGTAGGAGGAGGCTCAGCTAGCGTGGCACGAAGgctgctttcctccctgctccagggacgtctgcctgctcctctctctcttcaGCAGAGGCAATATGTTCACCCGAACGAACGGAGGTCAGGGCGTGCCAGGCTGCAGCCGGCTACTGAGCAGATTGGAGCCACCCATTATTAGCGCTCTGTCTGGCACCCTGGGGCTGGTGGCTCTGCCTGTCACTTGCCAGGCCAGTACACGGCTCTTAGGGCAACCGCACACCAGCATTTCCAGCGTCTCCTGAGCCCCTAGGAGCACCGGGCTTCCTCTGCGGCGAGGAAGACAGGTGGCTCAGCTTCCCGGGCGCTTTGCCGCGTCGCTTCCTCTGTCGGCAGTCACTTCCTGCCAGAGCTGCGCGGACGGGGTTTGACAACCCCACGCCCTGCGTCCTCTCGAGGGCTTGTATTCGGCACCGAAGGCTGGGTGCTCCCAGCCTTTTTCTGGCCTTGCCCAGCTGAAGGTTGCGCCCTGTCCCTTCCGCTGTGGTTTGTCTGCGTAGACTCGTATCCTCCCCACGCTGCAGGGACGAGAGCAAGCTCCTCTCTGCTGGCCCGGTGCTCTCAGTGGGGCTTAGACAGGCTGCCCACGAGTTGCACTGTGGCTAAGTCCAGGTCCAGACTTGGTCACTAGGGATGGGGCAAAACCAGGGTGGTTTAGGGTCATCTTCTGCAGGCATGCTAATAGCATCTAACTGGCATGAGCAGGTATTTTGTCCCATCCTGAGAGGAGCAGGCCCTGCCGGGGCAAGGTGCCACCTTCCAGTGTGTGCTGGTGTCCCTGGAAGGCGGGCTGCACCTCTCCCAGCAGCGgccagagctgcttttccagcccTCTGAGATAAGCAGCTGGCCGGGCTCCTCCCCACATTCCTGCCTGATGTTCTCCTTTCTTATTTCTGGTTGAGCCACCTTGTTTCACAGACTTCCCGGGGCCTCCCTTAATGAACTACACCCTGTTTGCCCTGGGAACGCTCATTGTCACTGCCTGCCAGCAGAAGAGCAGGCAGAAGGGTCACAACCCAACCCAGGTTTGTCATTCCTGGGAGTTAACTCTCTCTGCGGTGGTGTCAGCCGGCCCCAGGTATTGTGGTCCTGTCCCGGGGAACAGCCTGTCGCTCTGTGCAGCGGGCGGGGGTGCAGTTGGGGTCAGGGACAGGAATGCAACACAGGAACGGCACAAAGCACGTTGCGCCTCCCTGGGAGACGTCGCACACGGGTGAAGGCGGCTCCCGACGCACCACGGTGTCGATCTGAGGTCGGTGCCGCTGTTAACGGTGGCGTCTTGTCTCTTTGCAGGCACCAACTTCCTCCGTGTCATCCCCGATAGCGGCCCTGCGGCCCAGAGCCCCGAGAATGTCAAGCGGGTGCTGTTCTGCACCGGCAAGGTGTACTACGACCTGACCCGGGAGCGCAAGGCCCGGCAGATGGAGGCCGACGTGGCCATCACCAGGGTGGAGCAGGTGAGCGAGGCCCCCGGTACGGTGCACGGAATTGCCCTCTGCCGCCCTGAAGGCCGGCGTTGGCTCTCTCACCGAAAAGCAGGGTCCGAGGGGATCCAGCCCGTGCGCTGGGACAGCAGGGCCTGGGGACGTGCCGTCTCGCTGTCCTGCGGCTCCGCCTGTGCCAAGCACGTGGCTTGACGGGGCGCGGGAAGCGGGTCGTTTCCCCTCGGCTCTGTCCCGGTGACGGCTCTCCCCTCCCGCAGTTGTCTCCGTTCCCCTTCGACCTCCTCCAGAAGGAAGCGCAGAAGTACCCCAACGCCGAGCTGGTCTGGTGCCAGGAGGAGCACAAAAACCAGGGCTATTACGACTACGTGAAACCCCGTCTCCGCACCACCATCAACCGGGCCAAGCCCGTGTGGTAAGGAGCAGGGGCCGAGGCCCCGCTGCCGCGGCGGGTGCCGGCTGGGCCCCGCTTTGGCCGAGGCGCCTACGCCGCAGCCCTCCCTCGGCGTCTCAAGGCGCCAAGGCCTCGCGACGTGTCCCTGACCCCACTTCCCTTCGCCGCCGCAGGTACGCGGGGCGAgagcccgccgctgcccccgccaccgGCAACAAGAAGACCCACTTGACCGAGCTGCAGCGGCTCCTCGACACAGCCTTCAACCTGGACGCCTTCAAGGACCTGGCCTAAGCCGCCGCGCGGCCGCTGCAGCATGCTCTCggctctctgtctgtctgtctctcgcTCGCCTCCTGTCTCCGTCCTTAACTACAGACCTTGTAAACTAAACGCCGGCGCCTGGAGTCCTTGTCCATCCCGCCGGCGCCTTGCCTTGCGCTGGGCCCCGTCGGCAGCGAGCTTGGCGTGGTTCGCCTCTCCCGCGGGCTCCGCcgcagccccacggcggccccgccGGAGGCAGAGGGGTTACGGGCTGCATCCCCGCGCGTCGGGGGGGCTGCGACCCTCGGCTCCCTTCCCCGGGAGCGCCGGGCTTTGTTCGACTTCGCCCTGGGGAGAGGAACCCAGCGCTGGGCCCCGTTTGTCCCAGTCGGGCCGGTGCTGCGCTGCCCGTGCTGGTCTCTGGGCTGacttaaaaacagagaaactcCCCGGCtcggaggaggagggagccgggcggtggcctctgctctcctgccaccCCCTGCCAGCTCGGGGCGCGCGGAGCACCTCGCTTCTGGGCCGAGCGCGCCTGTCCcgggcgggcgcccggcccctcGGGGTgccgccgtggggtccctgccGGAAGGGCCGAGCGGCGGCTCCCCCCGGGCTGAGTCACGTCCTGGCCGGGCCCTCCCTGCCGGCTTCCTTCCTGCGGCGCGGCCGCGACCCCCGGCGCGCCAGGGTGGGGTGTGCACGtgtgacacgcgtgtgcgcgcacaGGCGCGCACGCACAACCTGTCCCGCACCTGCCAACGGCCAGGCGCGCCAGCACGCCCTCGCGCGCTGTCACGCTGGCAACGCAACCTCTCGCCTGCACAACCACCCCCTGGTCTTACACACGCGCTTCGCAGTCAAGCACGCAACACCTCTCGGTCACGCTGTCACATACACGCGCTGGCTGTGCGCACACAACTTACATGCACAGGCATACAGTCTGTTACACTGGCGCATGGTCACATACACCCCACAAGCCCTGTCAGTCACACGTGTACACATGCAACCCCTCACACTGTCACACAACCCCTTGCAGGTAGTGTCAGGCGCACACACAACCCCTCGCGCATGCTGTCCCATAGTTACGTACACAACCCCAGGCGCGCACAGTCCCTCACAGTCACACACACAGTCAGATTGTCACAGCCCCGCAGGCAGGCACACTGTCTCACCCCCCCCCGCTGTCACACGCAGTCACAACCCcatagccacacacacacacacacacaaccccaccCAGCCTCGCCCACAGCGTCGCGCACCGCCCCACAGGCAGTCGCGCGCCGCCGTTCGCCTCACGGCCGCGCGCGCAGCACCCCTCACGCAGTCACGCGCGCGCAACCCGTCGGGTGCGCGCGCACACgcgccccccgcgcgcccgcccgccgccgcggtcatcacacacacacacagacccgcGCAGGCGCACTCGcagcccctcacccccccccccccgcacgcacaacctcccccccccaaccccgtcacGCGCGCGTcacccgccccgcgcgcgccgctcGCGCGCTCGGCGCTCGGCTGCCCGcgcctgccgccgctgccgccgccgccgccgccgctgcgcgggggggggagggtgggcggggggggccgcggcccgccccTGCATACTGATGAGCTCGCGGCTCCATTGtgcgcggcgcgcggcggcgcgggcacggcgcgggctcggctcggctcggctcggcccggctcggctcggctcgacccggctcggctcggcccggcccagcccggccggctgcgctcgccccgccgccgccgccgccgccgccgcaccaccaccaccatggagccggggccgcgcgcgggcTGAAAATCCCGCGCAGCTTCCGCGCAGCCGCGCGGGCACGGCGCCGCCAGGGCCATTTTGGGCCGCTCGCGACGGTGAgtgcgggcagcgccgggggccgcggccggcagcgccccgcgccccctcccctcccctcccccccgccccgctcctcgcggcggcgggagggcggttgccatggcgacgcggcggggggcggccggggccggggccggggccggggcgggggcggcgcggccggggcttTCCGCGGCTGCGGGCGCCTCGCCGGCCTcggggctcccgccgcggcgggggggtggggggggccgtcGCGGGGTGTCGCCGGGCCTTGGGGACCCCGGCGCGGGGGTGTCACCGGGATCTGGGCCGGGGCTCCTGTCACGGGGCGGCCCACGGCCCTCGGGCACCCGGGGCTGCTGCGACCGCGGTGCCGCTGCGCCCCtcggggagccggggcggggggctcctGTCACGGCGGTGCCACCATGGCCGAGGCCCtcggggagccggggcggggggctcctGTCACGGCGGTGCCACCATGGCCGAGGCCCtcggggagccggggcggggggctcctGTCACGGCGGTGCCACCATGGCCGAGGCCCtcggggagccggggcggggggctcctGTCACGGCGGTGCCACTGTGCCCACGACCCTCGGGAACTGGGGATGAGGGGGGCTCCTGTCACGGCGGTGCCACTGTGCCCACGACCCTCGGGGACATGCGATGGGGGGGCTCCTGTCaccgcggtgccaccgtgcccacAGCCCTTGGGGACCCGGGACAGGGGGGCTCCTGTCACCGCGGTGGCACTGTGCCCACGGCCCTTGGGGACATGTGATGGGGGGGCTCCTGTCAcagcggtgccaccgtgcccatGGCCCTCAGGGATCTGGGTCGGGGGGCTCCTGTCAcggcggtgccaccgtgcccatGGCCCTCAGGGATCTGGGTCGGGGGGCTCCTGTCAcggcggtgccaccgtgcccacGAGCCTCGGGGACATGCGATGGGGGGGCTCCTGTCAcagcggtgccaccgtgcccacGACCCTCGGGGACATGCGATGGGGGCCTcctgtcatggtgatgccaccaTGCCCACGGCCcttggggacacgggatggggggGACTCCTGTCCCAGTGGTGCTACTGTGCCCACAGCCCTTGGGGACCTGGGTCAGGGGGCTCTTGTCATCACGGTGCCACCATGACCACGACCCTCGGGTCGTGGGGGCTCCTGTCACCGCGGTGGCACTGTGCCCACGGCCCTTGGGGACATGCGATGGGGGGGCTCCTGTCAcagcggtgccaccgtgcccatGGCCCTTCGGGACCCAGGACGGGGGCTCCTGTCACGGCAGTGCCACCATGCCCATGGCCCTCAGGGATCTGGGTCAGGGGGCTCCTGTCACCACGGTGCCACCGTCCCCACAACCCTCGGGGACCCAGGATGGGGGGCTCCTGTCACGGTGGTGCCACCAATCCCACAGCCCTTGGGGACCCGGGATGGGGGGCTCCTGTCAcggcggtgccaccgtgcccacGGCCGTTGGGGACATGGGACGGGGGGCTCCTGTCACCGTGGTGTCACCAAACCCACAGCCCTTGGGGACACGGGACGGGGGCCTCCTGTCACGGCAGTGCCACCATGGCCCTTGGGGACACAGGACAGGGGGCTCCTGTCACGGCAGTGGCACTGTGCCCACGACCCTCGGGGAGCCAGGATGGGGGAGCTCCTGTCACAGCAGGGTCACCGTGCCCATGGCCCTCGGGGACCTGGGGCAAGGGGCCTCCTGTCACAGCAGTGCCACTGTGCCTGTGTCTCTTGGGGACctgggacggggggggggactCCTGTCCCATTGGTGTCACTGTGCCCACAACCCTCGGGGACCTGGAACCGGTTTTGGGACAGGACCGATGCCCCTGTCCCTTCCCTGGGTGGCTCGTGCCACCACAGCACCTCACCCAGCGCACGGCCTCCCCCTTGGGTCACCCACGGGGCATCCCGTGGCCTCGTCCCCCTCCCTGTGCCACGGCCAGGCGCCCGCTGAGCCCCGAGTGGCACCACGGCCAAGCCCCCTCCGTGCTGTGACTGTCACCAGCCCGAAGCGGCCACTGGACCTGGCACCCTCTGGGGTGGGTCCGTGGCACCCTGCGGgtgcagcacccaggggtgctcagCACCAGCGCGGGTTGGACACTGGGGAAATGGGGACAGGCCCTGGGCGCCTCCACCCTGGACTTGCATAACGCTCGGTCCGTGGCCGGGGCTGCGAGGGCACCCGAGGCCAGGGCGGCGGGTGCCGCAGCACCCGTGGGAACCCCAGCCGGCATGGGGGACCCGGGCTTCGGCGGCGAGGCCGGTGCCCCGGGGATCTCCCACCCTCGTCAGGGCAGCGAACGGGAGATGGcgctgggtgctggggtgggcccggcccgtggctccGTCCTCGTGGTGGCTGCGGCCGCGACGTCACGGCGCGGGGTCCAGAGGGAACTGAAAGCGCCCGGGCTAGTGCGGTGCCACCGCGCCAGGCTGGAAATACCCCGGGGCAAGCGCCGTGGGCAGGGGGACGAAGCCTGGTGGCCGTGGGGGCCGCGTCTCGCCCTCGGCTGCGTCCCTGCCGCTGGCGTCTCGCCCGAGCTGGCGCGGAAAGTCCCTCTGCGGTTTCCTCCGGCCGCGTGGGCGCCGGGGAAATGCCACGGCGCCGGCACGCGTGGCGCCCGGCGCGGGATTTTCGGAGGGACGGTGCGGGGCGACGGGCGCGCGGGGCAGAGCAGCCCCGTGGCGCCTGCTGCACCGCGAGGGTTTGGAGCGGGGGCGTTTCGGGGGGCCACGTGCCCCGTGGGGCTGGCGGAAATGGGCGGGCGCGTGGCGGGGCCGTCCCCGTGCCAGGGCCAGGCAGGACGCCAAGTCCTCGCGCGGGGACGCCGCGGTgtcggcggcgggggggggccgcccggatgcctgggttcaCGCTGTGCCACGGGGAAGGGCACCGCCGGGAGCTGGGGGGCAGAGACACCACGCGtggctccctcccccccaccgccgccgtccctttcccccccacccatgCCCCCTGCTAACGCCCCGCCGCGTCCCGCAGCCCCGGTGACACCGTCCCGCCGGcgctgcgcccgccgcggccacaGAAGGCCCAGCCTGCGCCCGCCGCGCCTGCCCGCCGCCGATGAGCTCCATGAACCCCATGAAACCGTCCCTGCCGCCCACGCCGCACGGGTGAGCGCCACCCCGGCCTTCCTCCCCTCGCCGCGGCCTTCCTCCCCTCGGCCGCCTTTTAATtaagttgttttgctttttagtgaTGGTTCATTTGCATACGAGGCAGTTCCTTGGCAACCGAGCAGTAACCAGCCCGCAGGATCCCTTTCCGTGGTAACCACCGTTTGGGGCGTCAGCAACACCTCGCAGAGCCAGGTACCCCCGGCCTCCGCcggccccacgccgccgccgctgccggccccccgccgctTCACCTGCCTCCTTTCCTTGTCCTCTTCGCGTAGGTTTTCGGCAACCCCATGGGTCCCGGGGGGAACAGCTCCAGCACCCCGCTGCTGCCTGGCATGGCCGGCGCCGGCTCGGGCATGAACTCGCCGCAGTTCATGGGCCAGCAGCCCTTCGCCGAGGGGGCGCCCGGGAAGGGCTACGTGCAGCAGAGCGTCTACGGCCGGGGCTCCTATGCCGGCGGGCCGGGCTTCGGCGCCAGGTAAGGTCGCCCGCCGGCACGGCGGAGGCTCCCAGC
The DNA window shown above is from Struthio camelus isolate bStrCam1 chromosome 27, bStrCam1.hap1, whole genome shotgun sequence and carries:
- the OGDH gene encoding 2-oxoglutarate dehydrogenase complex component E1 isoform X5 encodes the protein MAYCQHIGVEFMFINDLEQCQWIRQKFETPGIMQFTNEEKRTLLARLVRSTRFEEFLHRKWSSEKRFGLEGCEVLIPALKTIIDKSSEKGVDYVIMGMPHRGRLNVLANVIRKELEQIFCQFDSKLEAADEGSGDVKYHLGMYHRRINRVTDRNITLSLVANPSHLEAADPVVQGKTKAEQFYCGDTEGKKVMSILLHGDAAFAGQGIVYETFHLSDLPSYTTHGTVHVVVNNQIGFTTDPRMARSSPYPTDVARVVNAPIFHVNADDPEAVVYVCNVAAEWRSTFHKDVVVDLVCYRRNGHNEMDEPMFTQPLMYKQIRKQKPVLQKYAELLISQGVVNQPEYEEEIAKYDKICEEAHARSKDEKILHIKHWLDSPWPGFFTLDGQPRSMTCPSTGLNEDDLTHIGQVASSVPVEDFTIHGGLSRILKTRGEMVKNRTVDWALAEYMAFGSLLKEGIHIRLSGQDVERGTFSHRHHVLHDQNVDKRICIPMNHLWPNQAPYTVCNSSLSEYGVLGFELGFAMASPNALVLWEAQFGDFHNTAQCIIDQFICPGQAKWVRQNGIVLLLPHGMEGMGPEHSSARPERFLQMCNDDPDVFPKLDDFDVRQLYDCNWIVVNCSTPANFFHVLRRQILLPFRKPLIIFTPKSLLRHPEARSSFDDMLPGTNFLRVIPDSGPAAQSPENVKRVLFCTGKVYYDLTRERKARQMEADVAITRVEQLSPFPFDLLQKEAQKYPNAELVWCQEEHKNQGYYDYVKPRLRTTINRAKPVWYAGREPAAAPATGNKKTHLTELQRLLDTAFNLDAFKDLA